The genomic window TCCAGTAACGAAACGGCCGCTTCAATCTGCTGCCATTCCAGCTTTTGCCATGGAAGCTTTTGCAGCAAAGCGATCATGCCATCACGATACATAGATAATCGAGCGCTGTGGCCTTCGCAGGAGAGCCGCAAGAGAAAATCCAAGTGCTCCTCGCCAAAGCGGCGTGCTGCTGGCTGGCCCGCCATCCAGGATTGCGCCGCGATACCGCGCTCTGGATCTTCGAAAACCACTTCAGGGACAATGTGTTTCTTCCGCATTCTCCGCAGAACGGCAGCCTCATTCAAAATTGCTGTTGCTGCTGCTTCCGTCAAAGGAATTTTCGCCACGGCCGGAATGGAATGCCGGTCAAGAAAGAACAGGATGGCCTTTTGCGTCGGGGAGGGATTTCCGATGTGTCCCAGAATGTCCCAACCGGAATGGACGTTTTGTATGTGCTCAGCCCAATACGCAAGGTTACACTGCGCCCTGGTCTTTTTGATACCAGGCAGCAATACCAGCGCATTCCATCTACATGCGGCAACCACTCCTGCCCATTGGACCCTCGTTTTTGTACCATACGGTCTCCAGCTTTGAAACACAGGAAGGGCCGCACGGCTGCGGTTGGGAACAATCCAGCGCGGATCTTTTCCCTGGAAAATCACCAGAAACTCTTTTTCAGGATGTATGGGTCCTGGCTCTTGGTCGGGAAACAGAAAGATCCTTTGCACTGTGGCCTGCCAAACCTGCTTGTGGGCCGGCAAATCTGCAATAAGCGTCTCCTGATGCAAAGGCCCTCTCACCTGTTTTCCTCTTTGCCTAGGTTCAGTCGTGCATAAGTCCGGCGAGAAAAATGTGTGAGCAATGCCTGTGCTGTTTGCTGCACTACAGTGCGAAGCGGTTGGGCCGCATCAACAACAACAACTCGGTTGCAGGTTTTGGAAAACGCACGATAAGACTCTTGCTGCCGGACCACCTCTTCAAAAGGGACTTCCTGCTTACGCGACCAGAGCACTTCCGGAGGAGCATCCAATAGGACCACCAGTTCTGGCTCGGGCAGGACCTTAAGCAGTAAGGACAAGAACCACTTCGGGCCGCCATACCTTACTCGCTTGGGATCAACCAAAATGTCATAAAAGTACCGGTCAAATACAACCAGCCGTGTTCGCATCATGGCTGGTCGCACCCTCAGGATCCATCCCAGCCAGTAATCACTTGCCAGATACGCCATCTTGGCAACGGACATCAACAAACTTCGCGCCGGCTTGCCATGGGGATCTGTCACGGCAGACCCCGGTTTCGTATGTCCGGGAAATAATCCCGGCCGCAAATGGAACCGTTCGATCTTCTGAAACGCAGGAGCAAATTCGCGGACGATCGCTTCAATCACAGAAGACTTTCCGCATCCATCTGGTCCAATGAAGGCAATCCATCCTCCCGTCGGAAATAAGATACGCTCCATATCATGCTGCACGTTTTTCCATCGTGTGATCGCCTTTTCTCCTACGCTTCCGGATGAATGACGTAGCATCTCCTGCCGATACATCAGCAGATTTGTCATCAGTGGCTGCCAGTCACCGGATTGGGCCATCTTCGCAATGCCTTCTACTGTTGGCATCGTCCAGAATCGGCGCAGCAAAGCAGTGCAATTCTCAGGGTCTTCTGCATAGAGCCGGGACAGGCGCGCGCCGTGCTCTTGCCTGAAGTCTTGTTTGTTCAGCCGCTTGATGAGATAGTAGACAAACTCATGGCGGGCGCTGGGAATCCAGAAGCCCCTGTCATGCATTCTGCGATCGCGCAGGACCTCTTCAGCCCTGAACCAAAGCCTTCCAAAGTGACGATAGTCAAAACAGGAATCTGGCTGGATGAGGGTCAGTTCTGATTCATGCAGCATCGCCAAGCGAAAAGCACGCGCGGATACTTCGTGCGGAATGACCTGGAACAGCGTAGTATTCGATTCCTGTGCAATGGAGGCGATCCATTCTGGTACGCGCCGGAAATCCTCTTCACCAACCATGAAGTCAATATCGGAATCAAAATCATCCGGCAGGCCCTCATATCCGGTCAGTATGCAATAGCCCTGACTTTGCTCTGCAAGTTTATTCAGCAGCAGGCGAGCTACGAATGAACGGACAACATGACCGTTGCTTGTGCTGGCCGATTTTTCCGGGATCTCCAACAAACTCCTACCTCCACCTTTCACGCTGCAACTGTCTGCCTGAAGCAGCAGAAATGATACATTTTTTTAAGACCATCGCTGCGATTGGGGGCCTTTCGCTTCACATGAAAATTTTGCTTTCCGCCTATGCCTGTGAACCGAACAAAGGTTCAGAACCTGCCGTAGGTTGGAACTGGATGCTTTCTCTCTGCCGCGAAGGTCATGCTGTCTTTTTGCTTACCCGCAGAAATAATGCAACCGCAATTGAAGCAGAACGAGAAAGACAGAACATCCCTGTCACTCCTCTGTATTATGATCTTCCCTCCTGGTGCAGACGCTGGAAACGCTTGCC from Pseudacidobacterium ailaaui includes these protein-coding regions:
- a CDS encoding dTMP kinase, giving the protein MLEIPEKSASTSNGHVVRSFVARLLLNKLAEQSQGYCILTGYEGLPDDFDSDIDFMVGEEDFRRVPEWIASIAQESNTTLFQVIPHEVSARAFRLAMLHESELTLIQPDSCFDYRHFGRLWFRAEEVLRDRRMHDRGFWIPSARHEFVYYLIKRLNKQDFRQEHGARLSRLYAEDPENCTALLRRFWTMPTVEGIAKMAQSGDWQPLMTNLLMYRQEMLRHSSGSVGEKAITRWKNVQHDMERILFPTGGWIAFIGPDGCGKSSVIEAIVREFAPAFQKIERFHLRPGLFPGHTKPGSAVTDPHGKPARSLLMSVAKMAYLASDYWLGWILRVRPAMMRTRLVVFDRYFYDILVDPKRVRYGGPKWFLSLLLKVLPEPELVVLLDAPPEVLWSRKQEVPFEEVVRQQESYRAFSKTCNRVVVVDAAQPLRTVVQQTAQALLTHFSRRTYARLNLGKEENR
- a CDS encoding phosphotransferase, with translation MIFQGKDPRWIVPNRSRAALPVFQSWRPYGTKTRVQWAGVVAACRWNALVLLPGIKKTRAQCNLAYWAEHIQNVHSGWDILGHIGNPSPTQKAILFFLDRHSIPAVAKIPLTEAAATAILNEAAVLRRMRKKHIVPEVVFEDPERGIAAQSWMAGQPAARRFGEEHLDFLLRLSCEGHSARLSMYRDGMIALLQKLPWQKLEWQQIEAAVSLLDNEEDLPAFTEHRDFAPWNIRRLSDGSITLIDWEWAIEQGLPWLDVCRYFYIQDYLFQESKNVWELLKSHPLLRKYASGCGLSARAIRGLTAYYLLRSLHEDVNSGEKERAQYIFRQVQSLLQQK